ATTACCCATTTATGGTTTTAACTGCCGCCATTACAGACAAAGAGCTTTTTGAAGGAAGAATGCTAGACATGCTGAAAAACGAAACTCGATTAACCTCCAGAATCGATAGAATGCCTGATACTTATTCTTTCAGTAAAAAAGGCTTTGACAACCCTGAGGCCGATTTAGAAAGCATTCTCTTTGGTTCCTCTGAATATATTAAGGATGGGCTTTTACCGCTGACTGAATGGTTAGGAAAGAGCCCATGGTCTGAAAGGATGATTGGCATTTTAGATGACATGTGGAAACATGCTCCGGTGGAGACTAAATTTGGTAAGATTGTCTCTACTAATGTAGAAGAGAATGGCGAAATGCTACAAGTGCTCTCCCGTGTTTATTGGATGACAGGAGAACAAAAATACCTGGATTGGGCTATTCGTTTGGGGGACTATTATTTATTGGGTGACCAGCATCCTACCAGAGACTTTACAGGACTAAGACTACGTGACCACGGCTGCGAGGTGGTATCTGGACTGTCTGAGCTTTATGTTACTACTCACTATGCATCAAAAGGAAAAAAAGCGGAGTACCAGCCCCATATTCATGAAATGCTTGACCGAATTTTAGAGGTAGGAAGAAACAAGGATGGTCTTTTTTATGATGCCATCAATCCGCAAACGGGAGCCATATTAAAAGAGCGTGTTGCTGATAATTTTGGGTATACATTTAATGCATTCTATTCTGTTTACCAGATAGACGCTGTGGAAGCCTACAGAACTGCCACTTTAAAAGGACTTTCCGTTTTAAATGATAAATATAGAAATTACGACTGGGAAGACGGTTCTTCAGATGGCTATGCTGATGCTATTGAAGGAGCTTTAAACTTATATGCCAGAGAGCCTATAGCATCTACAGCCGCCTGGATTGATAGCGAAACGCAGGTGATGTGGTCTTTGCAAGACAAAAGTCTACGCCCAAATACATCGCAGTGGAATTCCTCTGGTGTTATTGAAGGATGGCATGGTGATGGAAACTTTGCTAGAACTACCATTATGTATTGTCTTTGGAAAACGCAGGGCGTAACTGCCTACCCATGGCGTTCCGATATTCAAATAGGAGCGGTAAAAGAAAACGGTGATTTACTCATCAGTTTAAACGTAGAACAAGACTGGGAAGGGGTTTTAAAATTTGACACTCCTAGGCACCAAACCATCATGCACATGCCTTCTGATTGGCCTAGAATCAACCAGTTTCCTGAGTGGTTCACTTTAGAAAAAGACAAAAACTATGAAATGATTAATTACACCGAGCAAAGCGAACAGTCTTTTTCATACCAGAAACTAAAAGAGGGTATTCCTCTTTCACTGAAAAAAGGAGTTCATAAGTTCATAGTTAAAACGGCCTCTTAAATTCACAAGTGCTTTACCCTAGATAAATGGGTAAAGTACTTCGTAGTAAAAGTTAGGGGATAAATTCTTTTAAAAAAGCAGCAAACTTTGTTGTCATTCGAGTGCCGCTAGCCACCAATTCCCAATTCCTTGCCACATTTTTTCCAGTCTCTAAATCCTTCCATTTACGACGTTTGACATGAAGGAATACCTTGTAATTACGAATCGGAAAGTCTCTAATTGTTATTTTATCAAAGAAGCCATTTTAATGAAGTTTTAGATGTGACAGCTCTTTTGGTATATCTCCTTTTTCTTCCAGATATATTCGTAGAATCTCTGACTTCTTATCCTTATTGACTT
This sequence is a window from Arcticibacterium luteifluviistationis. Protein-coding genes within it:
- a CDS encoding ISAon1 family transposase N-terminal region protein; the protein is MTIRDFPIRNYKVFLHVKRRKWKDLETGKNVARNWELVASGTRMTTKFAAFLKEFIP